The window TGCATCTGGTTGTTATGACCTTCCTGAATGGTTCTGGCGATGAGCCTCAGCACTGCAGGGGATAGGGGATCGTTGAGGTATCCAACATGCGGATTTCCACGATCACATGCCATGGTGTACTGGACTAGATCATTGGTGCCAATACTGAAGAAGTCGCACTCCTTCGCCAATATGTCTGCGGTCACGACCGCGGACGGTATTTCGACCATGATGCCGACAGGAATGTCGCTCTGCACCTCGACTCCCTCGCATGACAGCTCGCGTTTAACGCTCTCCAGCACGAACTTGGCGGCTCTGAGGTCTTCGACATTCGCAACCATGGGGAACATTATCTTCAGGTTGCCGTAGACTGATGCTCGCAAGAGGGCCCTGAGCTGAGTTTTGAAAAGCCGCTCCTCCTTGAGGCACAGGCGGACAGCCCTCAGCCCCAGAAAAGGATTGGCTTCGTTGGGCATGGCCAGATACGGGATGAACTTGTCGCCGCCCGCATCTAGAGTTCTCACAATCACCGGACGGGGGTCCATCTCGCAGAGCACTTGTTTGTAGGCCTCGAACTGCTCGTTTTCATCTGGGGCAGAGGTCCTATCAAGAAACAGAAACTCGGTGCGGAACAGGCCCACTCCTTCGGCGCCTGCAGCCTTCACCATCTTCGTGTCATTAGGTCCACCGATGTTGGCAGCGAGCTGCACGCGCCTGCCATCAGCCGTGACCGAAGGCAGGTTGCAGAGAAGCATAAGCCTTCGCTTTTCCTCCCTGATGGCCTCGACTCTTACTTGGCAATCTGCGCACTCTCTATCATCAGGAGTCACGATCACCTCACCGCTGTCACCATCCACTACCACCACATCACCATCGGCTATTGCCTTCGTCGCAGCGCCTACTGCCATGACAGCCGGAATGCCTAGGGCTCTCACAAGGATGGCCGTGTGCGATGTGGCTCCACCTCTATCCAAAACCACCGCTGAAACCCTTGTTGCATCAAGGCCTGCAGTATCAGAAGGAGATAGATCATCGGCGACGATGACTGGGTT is drawn from Clostridia bacterium and contains these coding sequences:
- the ptsP gene encoding phosphoenolpyruvate--protein phosphotransferase codes for the protein MSRKLVGTPVSPGLCVGRAVVLRAIHADDVGRHIVEAEAETEIARFKDAVQRACCELAEIQRETLARVGEHESAIFEAQLLMVQDPTIEESVEDRIRHDLVSAEIACTMVCEENAKTLQALEDQYLAARAQDIRDIGRRLVCCLTGGAMGIPGTGMPENPVIVADDLSPSDTAGLDATRVSAVVLDRGGATSHTAILVRALGIPAVMAVGAATKAIADGDVVVVDGDSGEVIVTPDDRECADCQVRVEAIREEKRRLMLLCNLPSVTADGRRVQLAANIGGPNDTKMVKAAGAEGVGLFRTEFLFLDRTSAPDENEQFEAYKQVLCEMDPRPVIVRTLDAGGDKFIPYLAMPNEANPFLGLRAVRLCLKEERLFKTQLRALLRASVYGNLKIMFPMVANVEDLRAAKFVLESVKRELSCEGVEVQSDIPVGIMVEIPSAVVTADILAKECDFFSIGTNDLVQYTMACDRGNPHVGYLNDPLSPAVLRLIARTIQEGHNNQMHVGMCGEMAGMPMAIPFLVGMGIDELSMASSSLPKAKQIVRSLDSRNASLIWERIKSMSTGGEIRSYLEGLPGMR